From Vanrija pseudolonga chromosome 1, complete sequence, a single genomic window includes:
- the NUP159_1 gene encoding Nucleoporin yields the protein MASSNAFGALAMGDASAGPSTRLLEGDEVDIDWLKLVKTNHEVYVRVSDPVGLDGLPAHSSMLAVANSADLLIVGGNNDLRVHRLSALHKLVEDAVKDATNVNSTPVATVPLPARPVWIKLATGDQRLVVVTANDAVLLFQLQDLAAGNTAPYATLTSGIPSNLLDVLPNPAAPSEQQANLVTLLAPQGLVFVDVAKAQVSKPLAGPFTAGSWSVKGKQIVLGTPDGKLVQYSPEGEVKNQVPAPPELNGEQPAFLQWLENDLFLAGYAAEGSDEVDLYTIHRNKQEITYTKFFDMSDTMGYPSRASAFRLYAGLQQWGQTKHVAFLLSAAAAEIGQMVGKPPADKTSTPEWEIVVLEGTARGSLPAAGEGTSALGLELDLTSTKAIKRGMVGGEEQPDLPPAPRLLVYSHSGQIISFDVRYDDAGAYPYMVTGAAATPAPAATPATIAPVATVEAAKPAFGGFGKSAFGGAPAGGSAFGAKSAFGQSSAPTSAFGQPAAAPKPAFGQSSGFGQSTTPSSTPAKPAFGTSAFGGSTTPAAAPKAPAFGSSGFGQSTTPSTTPAAKPAFGSSAFGQSSTPSAFGASAFGQSSSPSAFGQSSTPSAFGQSSTPQSAFGSKASTGSAFGTSAFGASSGGSAFGAAASKDSAFGAKPSAPAFNFGGSTTVPKKDEAKPAFGSSAFGAGSAFGGGSAFGSSSGFGKSSFGGTGGSAFDKPAPAADKPAEAPKDTKAPPTNLFGQGNNTNPFAKKDDNKPAAAGGDAFGLGDLGAGLSSSKTVPGLESPPPSPPAGKARVPGLEDDDDEAPARMAKPAPPPAAPSSASSFIKPATAFGSATSGGFGAFGGSASKTSAFTGSTTTPSAFSSSPTSTPAAAGSTFGKPSAIGSGSSGQDAKPGFVKTTALGSSAFGQSSGFGQTKSATTSTPAAGSGFGSISGGFGGFAAKVSTGSDDKKPAGGFAGFAAAGETKSVFGDGPAKPFSFGSTAKKDSVFAPAPSKSPEHAPVEAPKPEKAVMPEGYALPTPAPTEPAPATSTPTVTPTPVSLPDEIVDPEDDVDENEDDDDYDEEEYDDEEYDDEYDEEEDAAGFEDEEDENAEEDEDEEEEHEEGHSIRSRPSFVHAPEMDTIPEGDETASEGEDDDDQETSPSKPPKSPTWFASQPGSSPPSLLSRMGPPATQTPPNQQASGSGTPSLLSRLSPQPGSPSATFANKHAPKTSSPLSALPVRSAEDETSTPSGSPAASVPPSPEDNDKESSALSQSPKSQFGVGLGLASAAAAPLFGNNNNKKEEKKPVFSFGGDADKEEKDSSTPPFTTQPVVSPPDEWTCDTCMLKNPDSAKEKCTVCEAPRPGAAPPAPPAATGPPKPPSVPTTGGFAGFGVKAPAASSSSSPTPAAGGFTPTGAVPSAGGFSFGKAPAAATPAATAGPEWTCDTCMLKNPDSAKEQCTVCESPRPGAAAPASTGPPKPPAVPTTGGFAGFGAKPPASSSTSAPTTGGFTPTGSVPKAGGFSFGQKPTPPAPATSTGPEWTCDTCMLKNPDSAKEQCTVCETPRPGAATPPAAGPPKPPAVPTTGGFAGFGAKPAASSTSAPAAGGFSPAGAVPKAGGFSFGQQKPAAPAPTASSGPEWTCDTCMLKNPDSAKEQCTVCEAPRPGATPAAAATGPPKPPSVPAVGGFGAFGAKAPATAPAAGGPAPPAGGFSFGGATKPAATSLFGTTPAPAPGSLFGNKPLTTAAPTTAPAPGSLFGNNTPPPFATPAPAPGGLFGSTPAPPTSAPAPGSLFGAKTPSTPAAPSPFGGLGLGKPPAAAPAIATPAVSTPKTISLAQGPPPLSAGPSTTAAPPPPPTEPVQTFTVPKRPPPPAAPAAPAAHPKTMAATLERIISDVQTDLTTLKTTLKSNAGYHSALESPGFPKASSSTISQQTTLPFSALEDVLAITDELSQEIASVRYEVRQSDITLAELQSRMLKTDMKVGQAEKFVKARKDPSFARAMQIKELSPQQAAAQLRLRKVVQMTEARLDELDAGIAGLKRRSEHNRDSRRLSQQPALERIQRTLRNVDVAVRDRDQVIDDLSRRYSDLGLGRSVRESTPGPGTPSRQRSSFSASRSPASAAVSPAPRSGGLFGTPQATTSKAANPKPSVEPTTDVRKAAAAALDQSRRLRITRKTAVVTKLETGKDERPRLVPSSLVAHASVAKGPLHVDSMPVPGSFKQSPKQQNLGASISRTPKYARSSPPPATIAAVASPIAATPGASSKAPASGAAHSPAPAPSTPAAPTNNVATSSPLPVAGSFSGIKLVLDPGTLSSSSAPSARRNSPSTRAHGAAARLGHTPLPPAPTASQGTLFGSVVTPPTTEASNSNGGSAPSKPTGFFR from the exons ATGGCTAGCTCCAACGCGTTCGGCGCGCTGGCCATGGGTGACGCCTCTGCAGGCCCCTCGACGCGCCTGCTcgaaggcgacgaggtggacatTGAC TGGCTCAAGCTCGTCAAGACCAACCACGAGGTGTATGTGCGTGTGTCGGACCCAGtgggcctcgacggcctcccGGCGCACAGCTCGATGCTCGCGGTTGCGAACAGTGCCGACTTGCTCATTGTCGGCGGCAACAATG ACCTCCGCGTGCACCGGCTCTCGGCGCTTCACAAGCTCGTGGAGGACGCGGTCAAGGACGCTACAAACGTGAATTCGACGCCTGTCGCCACTGTACCtctccccgcccgccccgtgTGGATCAA ACTCGCCACCGGCGACCAGCGCCTGGTGGTCGTTACCGCCAACGACGCGGTGCTCCTCTTCCAGCTGCAGGACCTCGCGGCGGGAAATACAGCTCCGTACGCTACGCTGACGTCGGGCATCCCCtccaacctcctcgacgtgctgCCCAACcctgcggcgccgagtgAACAGCAGGCCAACCTTGTCACACTACTCGCGCCACAGGGGCTGGTGTTTGTCGACGTTGCCAAGGCGCAGGTCTCGAAACCTTTAGCTGGACCGTTCACAGCCGGCTCGTGGTCCGTAAAGGGCAAGCAGATCGTGCTCGGCACACCCGATGGCAAGCTCGTCCAGTACTCGCCGGAAGGCGAGGTCAAGAACCAGGTGCCAGCACCCCCCGAGCTGAACGGCGAGCAGCCCGCATTCCTGCAGTGGCTCGAAAATGATCTCTTCCTTGCCGGCTACGCCGCTGAGGGATctgacgaggtcgacctctACACCATCCACCGCAACAAGCAGGAGATTACCTATACGAAATTCTTCGACATGAGCGACACCATGGGCTACCCCAGCcgggcgtcggcgttccGTCTCTACGCCGGCCTCCAACAGTGGGGACAGACGAAGCACGttgccttcctcctctcggctgctgccgccgagatTGGCCAGATGGTCGGCAAGCCGCCAGCCGACAAGACATCCACGCCAGAGTGGGAGATTGTCGTGTTGGAGGGGACGGCCCGCGGAAGCTTGCCTGCCGCTGGGGAAGGGACctccgccctcggcctcgagctcgacctcaccAGCACCAAGGCCATCAAGCGCGGCATGGTCGGTGGTGAAGAGCAGCCTGATTtaccgcctgcgccgcgcctgcTTGTCTACAGCCACTCTGGCCAGATCATCAGCTTTGACGTGAGATATGACGATGCCGGAGCATACCCCTACATGGTCACTggagccgccgccaccccagCTCCCGCCGCTACTCCTGCGACCATTGCCCCCGTCGCCACAGTCGAAGCAGCCAAGCCCGCTTTTGGAGGCTTCGGCAAGTCTGCGTTCGGCGGCGCCCCAGCTGGCGGCTCTGCCTTCGGCGCCAAGTCTGCTTTCGGCCAGTCCTCCGCCCCTACCTCGGCATTTGgccagcccgccgctgcACCCAAGCCCGCGTTTGGACAGTCCTCAGGATTCGGCCAGTCCACCACGCCATCATCAACACCGGCCAAGCCTGCGTTTGGCACTTCAGCGTTCGGCGGGTCCACgaccccagcagcagcacccaaGGCGCCCGCGTTCGGCTCCTCGGGCTTTGGCCAATCCACCACCCCATCTACGACACCCGCTGCTAAGCCTGCCTTCGGTTCGTCAGCGTTCGGGCAGTCTTCCACACCCTCAGCTTTCGGCGCCTCTGCCTTTGGGCAGTCGTCTTCGCCGTCAGCCTTTGGTCAGTCTTCCACTCCTTCGGCCTTTGGACAGTCCTCGACACCCCAATCTGCCTTTGGCAGCAAGGCGTCCACTGGCTCAGCCTTTGGCACCAGCGCGTTCGGGGCCTCGTCTGGTGGCTCGGCCTTTGGagccgccgcgtccaagGACTCAGCGTTTGGAGCCAAGCCTTCTGCGCCTGCCTTCAACTTTGGAGGCTCCACCACCGTGCCAAAGAAGGATGAGGCCAAGCCGGCTTTCGGATCTAGCGCGTTTGGCGCTGGCAGTgcgttcggcggcggcagcgcctttggcagcagcagtggctTTGGCAAGAGCTCGTTTGGCGGtaccggcggcagcgcaTTCGACAAACCCGCCCCCGCAGCGGAcaagcccgccgaggcgcccAAGGACACCAAggccccacccaccaaccTCTTTGGCCAGGGCAACAACACCAACCCCTTTGcgaagaaggacgacaaCAAGCCAGCGGCCGCCGGTGGCGACGCGTTTGGCCTCGGAGACTTGGGTGCCGGCCTTTCGTCCAGTAAGACCGTTCCTGGTCTCGAATCACcacccccctcgccccccgcTGGCAAGGCGCGCGTCCCAGGccttgaggacgacgatgatgaggcACCAGCTCGCATGGCCAAGCCGGCTCctccaccagcagcaccgtCATCAGCCTCGTCATTCATCAAACCCGCCACCGCTTTCGGATCCGCCACGTCTGGCGGCTTTGGTGCCTTCGGTGGCAGTGCCTCCAAGACCTCTGCCTTTACCGGCAGTACAACTACCCCATCAGCCTtctcatcctcgccgactTCTACCCCAGCAGCCGCGGGCAGCACATTCGGCAAGCCATCAGCCATTGGCagcggctcgtcgggccAGGACGCCAAGCCTGGGTTCGTTAAGACCACTGCCTTGGGTAGCTCTGCCTTTGGCCAGTCATCAGGCTTTGGCCAGACCAAGTCGGCTACCACTTCCACtccggcggctggctcgggCTTTGGCAGCATCTcgggcggctttggcgggTTCGCTGCCAAGGTTTCGACAGGCAGCGATGACAAGAAGCCTGCTGGCGGATTCGCAGGCTTCGCGGCAGCTGGCGAGACCAAGTCGGTATTTGGTGACGGTCCTGCCAAGCCATTCTCCTTTGGCTCCACTGCGAAGAAGGACTCGGTGTTTGCCCCTGCGCCCTCCAAGTCGCCAGAACACGCGCCTGTTGAAGCTCCCAAGCCTGAGAAGGCAGTCATGCCGGAAGGGTATGCCTTGCCCACTCCCGCACCCACCGAGCCCGCCCCCGCTACCTCCACTCCCACGGtcacgcccacgcccgtCAGCCTCCCCGATGAGATTGTCGATCCCgaagacgacgtcgacgaaaacgaggacgatgacgactatgacgaggaggagtacGATGACGAGGAATACGACGATGAGtatgacgaggaggaagacgctGCCGGgttcgaggacgaggaggatgagaacgcggaggaagatgaggacgaggaggaggagcacgaggaaGGTCACTCGATTCGCAGCAGACCATCCTTTGTTCACGCCCCGGAGATGGACACCAtccccgagggcgacgagactgcctcggagggcgaggacgatgacgatcAAGAAACTAGCCCCTCAAAGCCCCCCAAGTCGCCTACTTGGTTTGCTTCCCAGCCTGGCTCGTCTCCTCCTTCGCTCCTGTCGAGAATGGGACCCCCCGCCACCCAGACGCCACCGAACCAGCAGGCCTCCGGCAGCGGCACCCCGTCGCTACTCTCTCGCCTCTCGCCCCAGCCCGGCAgcccctcggcgaccttTGCCAACAAGCACGCGCCGAAGACCTCGTCCCCACTGAGTGCCCTCCCCGTGCGCTCTGCCGAGGATGAAACCTCGACGCCTTCCGGATCACCTGCGGCATCGGTCCCACCTTCACCCGAGGACAATGACAAGGAGTCGTCGGCACTGAGCCAGTCGCCCAAGTCCCAGTTTGGCGTTGGTCTCGGACTCGCctcggctgctgcggcgcccTTGTTCggcaacaacaataacaagAAGGAGGAAAAGAAGCCCGTGTTCAGCTTTGGTGGAGATGCCGACAAAGAGGAGAAGGActcctccacgccgccgttCACCACTCAGCCCGTCGTCTCACCGCCAGACGAATGGACCTGCGACACATGCATGCTCAAGAACCCCGACTCTGCCAAGGAAAAGTGCACCGTCTGCGAGGCGCCTCGTCCaggcgctgctcctcctgcaCCTCCCGCCGCTACTGGCCCTCCCAAGCCCCCTTCTGTTCCTACCACTGGCGGCTTTGCTGGGTTCGGAGTCAAGGCACCTgctgcctcctcgtcgtcatcgccgaccCCGGCCGCTGGAGGGTTCACGCCTACGGGCGCTGTGCCCTCGGCGGGTGGCTTCAGCTTCGGCAAGGCCCCGGCTGCTGCTACTCCtgccgcgacggcgggccCGGAGTGGACTTGCGACACCTGCATGCTTAAGAACCCCGACTCCGCGAAGGAGCAGTGCACGGTCTGCGAGTCTCCTCGCCCCGGCGCGGCTGCTCCTGCCTCTACTGGTCCTCCCAAGCCACCTGCCGTGCCCACCACTGGCGGATTCGCCGGTTTCGGAGCCAAGCCACCCGCCTCGTCATCCACGTCGGCGCCAACTACTGGAGGCTTCACTCCCACGGGCTCCGTCCCCAAAGCTGGTGGCTTCAGCTTTGGTCAGAagcccaccccacccgccccagcGACCTCGACTGGCCCCGAGTGGACGTGCGACACCTGTATGCTCAAAAACCCCGACTCGGCAAAGGAACAGTGCACCGTCTGCGAGACACCTCGCCCGGGTGCTGCTACTCCTCCTGCCGCTGGCCCTCCCAAGCCGCCAGCTGTCCCCACGACTGGTGGGTTCGCCGGGTTTGGTGCCAAGCCGGCAGCGTCTTCGACTTCTGCGCCAGCAGCCGGAGGCTTCAGCCCAGCCGGCGCGGTTCCCAAGGCCGGCGGCTTCAGCTTTGGCCAGCAGAAGCCCGCTGCACCTGCCCCTACTGCCTCGTCCGGGCCCGAGTGGACTTGCGACACGTGTATGCTCAAGAACCCCGACTCGGCCAAGGAGCAGTGCACCGTCTGCGAGGCTCCTCGCCCTGGTGCCACGCCCGCGGCTGCAGCCACGGGTCCCCCCAAGCCCCCCTCTGTCCCAGCTGTTGGTGGCTTCGGTGCCTTCGGTGCCAAGGCCCCCGCGACAGCTCCTGCCGCCGGAgggcctgcgccgcctgcagGTGGCTTCAGTTTTGGCGGGGCCACCAAGCCAGCTGCTACCAGCCTGTTTGGGACAACACCTGCCCCAGCTCCTGGCAGCCTGTTCGGAAACAAGCCTCTTACTACGGCGGCTCCTACCACTGCTCCTGCCCCAGGAAGCCTGTTTGGAAACAACACGCCCCCGCCTTTCGCgaccccggccccggcccccgGTGGCCTGTTTGGCAGCacccctgcgccgccgacctccgccCCGGCTCCTGGTAGCTTGTTTGGAGCAAAGACCCCGTCAACTCCAGCGGCACCCAGTCCGTTTGGAGGCTTGGGCCTCGGAAAGccccctgctgctgcgcccgCGATTGCCACACCCGCCGTGTCCACTCCCAAGACGATTAGCCTTGCGCAGGGACCTCCGCCACTGTCCGCTGGCCCTTCCACCACAGCCgccccccctcctcctcccaccgAGCCTGTGCAGACATTCACTGTTCCGAAgcgccctcccccacctgcGGCCCCGGCCGCACCGGCCGCCCACCCCAAGACCATGGCAGCTACGCTGGAGCGCATCATTTCCGACGTCCAGACTGATCTCACTACG CTCAAGACGACACTCAAATCGAACGCTGGATACCACTCCGCTCTCGAGTCCCCTGGCTTCCCCAAGGCATCCTCGTCCACCATCTCGCAGCAAACGACGCTTCCGTTCTCTGCACTTGAGGATGTCCTTGCCATCACCGACGAGCTGTCGCAGGAGATTGCGTCTGTGCGCTACGAGGTCCGCCAATCGGACATTACCCTTGCCGAACTCCAGTCGCGCATGTTGAAGA CCGACATGAAGGTGGGGCAAGCTGAAAAGTTTGTCAAGGCTCGCAAGGACCCGTCGTTTGCTCGCGCCATGCAGATCAAAGAGCTTAGTCCCCAgcaggccgcggcgcaaCTTCGCCTGCGCAAGGTGGTCCAAATGACCGAGGCGAggctggacgagctggacgctGGGATCGCTGGTCTGAAACGTCGCTCTGAGCATAACCGCGACAGCCGCCGATTgtcgcagcagccagcgcTCGAGCGCATTCAGCGTACCCTTCGTAACGTTGACGTCGCGGTTCGTGACCGCGACCAGGTGATCGACGACCTGTCGCGCCGATACAGCGACCTCGGTCTGGGCCGCAGCGTTCGCGAGTCAACCCCCGGGCCTGGTACGCCGTCCCGCCAGCGGTCAAGCTTCTCCGCTAGCCGCTCGCCAGCGTCTGCGGCCGTATCGCCCGCACCGCGGTCAGGCGGTCTCTTCGGAACGCCCCAGGCAACGACGAGCAAGGCGGCCAACCCGAAACCGTCGGTCGAGCCCACCACCGATGTCCgcaaggccgctgccgctgcttTGGACCagtcgcgccgcctccgcatTACACGCAAGACTGCGGTCGTCACCAAGCTGGAAACCGGCAAGGACGAGCGCCCACGTCTCGTGCCTTCAAGCCTCGTGGCGCACGCGTCTGTCGCCAAGGGACCCCTGCACGTTGATAGCATGCCTGTTCCAGGCAGCTTCAAGCAGAGCCCAAAGCAGCAGAACCTGGGAGCTTCCATTTCCAGAACGCCAAAGTACGCCAGGTCGTCGCCACCCCCAGCCACGATTGCGGCGGTGGCTTCTCCAATTGCGGCTACCCCTGGTGCTTCATCGAAAGCACCCGCGAGCGGTGCTGCGCATTCTCCGGCTCCCGCTCCGTCTACTCCTGCGGCTCCGACCAATAATgtcgcgacgagctcgccattACCTGTCGCGGGCTCGTTCTCGGGAATCAAACTGGTGCTCGATCCCGGGACGCTGTCTAGCTCGTCTGCTCCGTCTGCGCGCCGCAATTCGCCCTCTACGCGAGCCCATGGAGCGGCAGCCAGACTTGGCCATACGCCACTCCCGCCAGCGCCTACCGCCTCTCAGGGGACGTTATTTGGGTCCGTTGTAACCCCGCCAACGACTGAAGCGAGCAACAGCAACGGGGGCAGTGCTCCCAGCAAGCCAACGGGCTTTTTCAGGTGA